A single window of Camelus ferus isolate YT-003-E chromosome 7, BCGSAC_Cfer_1.0, whole genome shotgun sequence DNA harbors:
- the RPA3 gene encoding replication protein A 14 kDa subunit gives MADVMELPKSRINASMLAQFIDKPVCFVGRLEKIHPTGKMFILSDGEGKNGTIELMEPLDEEISGIVEVVGRVTPRATIMCASYVQFKEDNHPFDLGLYNEAVKITHEFPQFFPLGVVQYD, from the exons ATGGCGGACGTAATGGAGTTGCCCAAGTCGCGCATCAACGCCAGCATGCTAGCTCAGTTCATCGACAAGCCTGTCTGCTTCGTGGGGAGGCTGGAAAAG attcatcccactggaaaaatgtttattctttcagatggagaaggaaaaaatggaaccATTGAGTTGATGGAGCCT CTTGATGAAGAAATCTCTGGAATTGTGGAAGTGGTTGGAAGAGTAACGCCCAGGGCAACCATTATGTGTGCATCTTATGTCCAGTTTAAAGAAGATAACCATCCTTTTG atCTTGGACTTTACAATGAAGCTGTGAAAATTACTCATGAGTTCCCCCAATTCTTTCCTTTGGGGGTTGTGCAGTATGATTGA